The Winogradskyella schleiferi genome has a window encoding:
- a CDS encoding gliding motility protein RemB: MKRIVLFAFLLSTVFGYTQTNTTYEKPPVFDDCDSEVIDQLKSCFNFTLNTFIFENFKVPEIVSDESYNGDVQVLFEVNKEGEFKLIYSDAIYEELKEESIRVFNLLPNIEPATYNGKPTFVQYSITIAIPLTQPVRKADVVDDAVQLTEKDSLNATLSNEFDQVNDDLKPFENLEYNSELNVPFTHSYYARFDAEMNAIGTNSHTAAKPFVYSDVARYYDIKAEKESLAKDTDSWAGRKLFNEHLVRVQGKDYWFTVDPIFDLQVGKDSEANFSSTYNNTRGIYIQAGLGKRFNLVTSVYESQGRFADYYNRYAESLKAFGPDPAIIPGRGIAKRFKDDSYDYPVAEAYISYTPADFLNVQFGHGKNFIGDGYRSLFQSDVTSPYTFLKLNTSFWKIKYTSTWMWLKDVRDEVVVDKAFLTKYMANHYLSWNVSKRLNVGLFESVMWVDSNGRGFDINYLNPIIFFRAIEFESGQGAGNAILGLSSKYKWNNKVNLYGQFILDEFSLGDVRAGEKSWKNKFGFQLGAKYFNAFKVDNLLLQAEYNRVRPYTYSHNTQILNYAHFNQPMAHLWGANFRELVLIGRYNYKRWAADAKFIIGQRGFDFNTDEDSFSYGGDIYRNYNDRAADTGIEIGQGNKTNSFMTEVQASYLVNPATNLKLFANLIYRDFNPDAVTASTQDSNTLWFSVGVRTDLFNWYNDF, encoded by the coding sequence ATGAAGCGCATTGTGCTGTTTGCTTTTCTTCTATCGACCGTTTTTGGTTATACCCAAACTAATACTACCTATGAAAAACCTCCAGTGTTTGATGATTGTGATTCCGAAGTTATCGATCAATTAAAATCCTGCTTCAATTTTACGCTTAACACGTTTATTTTTGAAAATTTTAAAGTACCGGAAATTGTTTCGGATGAATCCTATAATGGCGATGTCCAAGTGCTGTTTGAAGTTAATAAAGAAGGCGAATTCAAGCTCATCTATTCAGATGCTATTTACGAAGAATTAAAAGAGGAAAGCATTCGCGTTTTTAATTTGCTTCCAAATATCGAACCTGCAACTTACAACGGAAAACCAACATTTGTTCAATATAGTATTACAATTGCTATACCTTTAACTCAACCTGTAAGAAAAGCGGATGTAGTTGATGATGCGGTACAGCTTACGGAAAAAGATAGTCTCAATGCCACATTGTCGAATGAGTTTGATCAAGTAAACGATGATTTAAAACCTTTCGAAAACTTAGAATATAATAGTGAACTCAACGTGCCGTTTACACATTCGTATTATGCACGTTTTGATGCAGAAATGAATGCTATTGGTACCAATAGCCATACCGCTGCAAAACCTTTTGTGTATAGTGATGTGGCCAGGTATTATGATATAAAAGCTGAAAAAGAAAGCTTGGCAAAAGACACCGATTCCTGGGCAGGTAGAAAATTATTTAATGAGCATTTGGTAAGAGTACAAGGCAAAGATTATTGGTTTACGGTCGATCCTATTTTCGATTTACAAGTCGGAAAAGATAGTGAGGCAAATTTTAGTTCTACCTATAACAACACGAGAGGTATTTATATACAAGCAGGTTTAGGAAAGCGATTTAATTTAGTGACTTCGGTTTATGAAAGTCAAGGGCGTTTTGCAGATTATTACAATCGCTATGCAGAAAGTCTTAAAGCTTTCGGTCCCGATCCAGCTATTATTCCAGGTCGTGGTATCGCCAAACGATTCAAGGATGATTCTTATGATTATCCTGTGGCAGAAGCCTATATATCTTATACACCAGCTGATTTTTTAAATGTGCAATTTGGTCATGGTAAAAATTTTATTGGTGATGGTTACCGCTCATTGTTCCAAAGTGATGTGACAAGTCCTTATACATTCTTAAAGTTGAATACCTCGTTCTGGAAAATAAAATATACTAGTACATGGATGTGGTTAAAGGATGTTAGAGATGAAGTTGTGGTTGATAAAGCATTTTTAACGAAATACATGGCGAATCATTATTTAAGCTGGAATGTTTCCAAACGATTAAACGTTGGCTTGTTTGAATCCGTAATGTGGGTAGATTCCAATGGAAGAGGTTTTGATATCAATTATTTGAATCCCATCATCTTTTTTAGGGCTATAGAATTTGAATCTGGTCAAGGTGCAGGAAATGCTATTTTAGGCTTAAGTTCTAAATACAAATGGAATAATAAAGTGAATCTTTATGGGCAATTTATACTGGATGAATTCTCTTTAGGTGATGTTAGAGCAGGAGAAAAAAGTTGGAAAAACAAATTCGGGTTTCAATTGGGTGCAAAATACTTCAATGCCTTTAAGGTGGATAATCTATTGCTTCAAGCAGAATATAATCGTGTGCGTCCATATACCTATTCTCACAATACCCAAATCTTAAATTATGCCCATTTTAACCAGCCCATGGCGCACCTCTGGGGAGCAAATTTCAGGGAATTAGTTTTGATTGGTCGTTACAATTACAAACGATGGGCTGCAGATGCCAAATTTATCATTGGGCAACGTGGTTTCGATTTTAATACCGATGAAGACAGTTTTTCGTATGGAGGCGATATCTATAGAAATTATAACGACCGTGCTGCAGACACCGGAATAGAAATTGGACAAGGAAACAAAACCAATAGTTTTATGACTGAAGTCCAAGCGAGTTATTTGGTGAATCCTGCTACTAATCTAAAATTATTCGCTAATCTTATTTACAGGGATTTTAATCCAGATGCTGTAACGGCTTCAACTCAAGATTCTAACACCCTCTGGTTTAGTGTTGGTGTAAGAACGGATTTGTTTAATTGGTATAATGATTTTTAG
- a CDS encoding serine hydrolase domain-containing protein, giving the protein MINYLQKYSLLLVAMGMIYGCKKEAKIQSLNDKIESAINSRQMPDTTKQLVSFESPDWITLISPDITELNRHFEYYLPTVRISKKDTKTKKLEINLSETLGQESLTSTFFKKETTLDDICTRKAINGVIVLHKGKIVYERYPDMDPNDRHITASIAKSFVGTVIATLVDQGLLHEQDSITKYLPELEGAGFEGITIEHLLRMASGINCREHLPDMEAITNPESCFYQLLEHTGLFPEPNTGFQKNFLQVIKEFGIAEPPGKTYDYTGANSVLLAMITERISDTPYHELLSSMIWSKIGAEQDALITMASTGISGSYGPMMMTLRDMARYGLAFTEDAEIKIASDRYLREIRKGDNELFLSQGGFGDLVWSHQYENQGAMFQSYHWDVVFEDGDFIKHGVGGQALYISPKKRLVIAFNSSPKTTMEENHSLQYLVRSLALLEQFQ; this is encoded by the coding sequence ATGATTAATTATTTACAAAAATATAGCCTTCTTCTCGTTGCAATGGGAATGATTTATGGTTGCAAAAAGGAGGCTAAAATTCAGTCGCTAAATGACAAGATTGAATCAGCAATAAATTCAAGACAAATGCCTGACACTACCAAACAACTGGTAAGTTTTGAATCTCCAGATTGGATTACTTTGATAAGTCCAGATATTACTGAACTAAACAGACATTTTGAATATTATTTACCTACCGTTAGGATAAGTAAGAAAGATACAAAGACCAAAAAGCTAGAAATAAATCTGTCAGAAACATTAGGACAGGAATCGTTAACGAGTACCTTTTTCAAAAAAGAAACTACCTTAGATGACATTTGCACTCGTAAAGCAATAAATGGGGTGATTGTTCTTCACAAAGGAAAAATTGTTTACGAACGATATCCGGATATGGATCCGAACGACAGACATATCACAGCATCAATTGCAAAGTCTTTCGTTGGTACAGTAATAGCAACCCTCGTAGATCAGGGATTATTGCATGAACAAGATTCCATCACCAAATATTTACCTGAGCTCGAAGGCGCAGGTTTTGAAGGTATTACCATTGAACATTTACTGCGAATGGCTTCAGGGATTAATTGTAGGGAACATTTACCTGATATGGAAGCAATCACCAATCCTGAATCGTGTTTTTATCAACTTTTAGAACATACGGGCTTGTTTCCTGAGCCCAATACTGGATTTCAAAAGAATTTTCTACAGGTCATTAAAGAATTTGGAATAGCGGAGCCTCCCGGGAAAACTTATGATTATACTGGTGCCAATTCTGTGCTCCTTGCTATGATAACAGAACGAATTTCAGACACTCCATATCATGAACTTCTGTCCTCGATGATATGGTCAAAAATAGGAGCGGAGCAAGATGCTCTGATAACCATGGCAAGCACGGGTATTTCCGGAAGTTATGGCCCTATGATGATGACATTAAGAGATATGGCAAGGTATGGCCTCGCGTTTACTGAGGATGCAGAAATCAAAATTGCCTCTGATCGGTATTTACGGGAGATAAGAAAAGGTGATAACGAACTATTTTTGTCTCAAGGAGGATTTGGAGACCTTGTCTGGTCTCACCAATATGAAAATCAGGGTGCCATGTTTCAGAGTTACCATTGGGATGTTGTTTTTGAAGATGGGGATTTTATAAAACATGGTGTGGGAGGTCAGGCGCTCTACATTTCACCAAAGAAAAGATTAGTTATTGCTTTTAACAGTTCTCCTAAAACAACTATGGAGGAAAATCACAGTTTGCAATATCTGGTAAGAAGTCTGGCTCTTCTGGAACAATTCCAGTGA